DNA from Romeriopsis navalis LEGE 11480:
ACCTTTATTCCGCACGTCACTATCCATCTGATGCCAAGATCTACGATGGCTTCTTCAAGCAGACTGGGATTAAGGTCAATCTGGTTGAATCCAAGTCGAAAAATCTCATTGAGCGAATTAAGAGTGAAGGCAGCAATAGCCCGGCAGATGTCCTGATCACGGTCGATGCTGGGAACCTCTGGAAAGCCGAGGAAGCGGGATTGATGCAGTCGATCGACTCTGACGTGTTGAAGGATAAAATTCCCGAATCACTGAGATCGTCGAACGGCACTTGGTATGGTTTCACCAAACGTGCGCGCATCCTGATCTACAACAAGTCCAGTTTCGATCCGACGTCGATCGAAAGTTACGAAGATTTGGCCGAGAGTCGGATGAAGGGCAAAATTCTCATTCGCTCCTCTAGCAATATTTATAACCAGTCCCTGATTGGCTCAATTCTCGCGGCCCATGGGGAAAAGGATACTGAGGCGTGGCTCAAAGGCTTCGTCGATAATTTTGCCCGCAAGCCGCAGGGCAATGACACGGCCCAAATTCGTGCAGTGGCAGCGGGACTGGGGGATGTGGCCATTGCCAACAGTTACTATGTTGCACGTCTGGCTCGCTCGAAAAAGCGCAAGGACCGCGAAGTCTATAAGCGCATCGGGATTATTTTCCCGAACCAAAAGGGTGAGCATAATCGTGGCACCCATGTGAATATCAGCGGGGCTGCCGTTGCCAAGAATTCCCCGAACAAGGAAGCGGCGATTCAGTTCTTGGAGTATCTCACTACGCTCGAAGCTCAGGAAATCTTTGCTAATAGCAACAATGAATATCCCGTCATCCCGGGTGC
Protein-coding regions in this window:
- a CDS encoding Fe(3+) ABC transporter substrate-binding protein, which produces MGITRRTFLTSGAAFSAVAAHELMGSRLGFARDKVVNLYSARHYPSDAKIYDGFFKQTGIKVNLVESKSKNLIERIKSEGSNSPADVLITVDAGNLWKAEEAGLMQSIDSDVLKDKIPESLRSSNGTWYGFTKRARILIYNKSSFDPTSIESYEDLAESRMKGKILIRSSSNIYNQSLIGSILAAHGEKDTEAWLKGFVDNFARKPQGNDTAQIRAVAAGLGDVAIANSYYVARLARSKKRKDREVYKRIGIIFPNQKGEHNRGTHVNISGAAVAKNSPNKEAAIQFLEYLTTLEAQEIFANSNNEYPVIPGAEKNSVLKGFGSFKQDKLNAEVFASNNQKALMLMDRVGWK